A single Dechloromonas denitrificans DNA region contains:
- a CDS encoding acetate/propionate family kinase, with translation MKQGILTINAGSSSIKFALFSLAHPISPEAEVSGQIDGIGTEATKMVAKNKAGEHIADQLLDGEKVSHTQAFDALLKWFTASHADWEIVAVGHRVVHGGEHYSKPIVITPHVLTRLTSYVPLAPLHQPHNVAGIVALETLLPKVPQVACFDTAFHRSQPDVAQIFGLPRSITAEGVRRYGFHGLSYEYIARALPQHSRRADGRVVVAHLGNGASMAAMVNRKCVATTLGFSTIDGLVMGTRVGNLDPGVVLHLMETKGLSVKDMTKMLYKESGLLGVSGISQDMRTLLSSDKPEAEEAVNLFCYRIARELGSLAAASGGIDALVFTGGIGEHAAEVRRRVCLQSEWLGIRLNPEANARHDLFISAGNSSVDVLVIPTNEEWMMAHHAQTLLAL, from the coding sequence ATGAAACAAGGCATTCTGACGATCAACGCCGGATCTTCGTCCATCAAGTTCGCCCTCTTTTCGCTCGCCCACCCGATTTCTCCGGAAGCCGAAGTGTCCGGCCAGATTGACGGTATCGGCACCGAGGCGACCAAAATGGTCGCCAAGAACAAGGCCGGCGAGCACATTGCCGACCAGTTGCTGGACGGCGAGAAAGTCAGCCACACCCAGGCTTTCGACGCGCTGCTCAAGTGGTTCACCGCCAGCCACGCCGACTGGGAAATCGTCGCCGTCGGCCATCGCGTCGTGCATGGCGGCGAGCACTATTCGAAACCCATCGTCATCACACCGCATGTACTCACCCGGCTGACCAGCTATGTCCCGCTCGCCCCGCTGCACCAGCCGCACAACGTCGCCGGCATTGTCGCCCTGGAAACGCTGCTGCCGAAGGTGCCGCAGGTCGCCTGCTTCGACACCGCCTTCCACCGCAGCCAGCCGGATGTCGCCCAGATTTTCGGCCTGCCCCGCTCGATCACCGCCGAAGGCGTCAGGCGTTACGGTTTCCACGGCCTGTCCTACGAGTACATCGCCCGCGCCCTGCCGCAGCATTCGCGACGTGCCGACGGCCGCGTCGTCGTCGCCCACCTCGGCAACGGCGCCAGCATGGCGGCTATGGTCAATCGCAAATGCGTCGCGACGACGCTTGGCTTCTCGACCATCGATGGCCTGGTGATGGGCACCCGCGTCGGCAACCTCGACCCCGGCGTCGTCCTGCACCTGATGGAAACCAAGGGGCTGAGCGTCAAGGACATGACCAAGATGCTCTACAAGGAATCCGGCCTGCTCGGGGTGTCCGGTATCAGTCAGGACATGCGCACGCTGCTTTCCTCCGACAAGCCGGAAGCCGAGGAAGCGGTCAACCTGTTCTGCTACCGCATCGCCCGCGAACTCGGCTCGCTGGCCGCTGCGTCCGGCGGCATCGACGCGCTGGTATTCACTGGCGGCATCGGCGAGCACGCCGCCGAAGTCCGGCGCCGCGTCTGCCTGCAGTCCGAGTGGCTGGGCATCCGGCTGAATCCGGAAGCCAACGCCCGGCACGACCTGTTCATCAGCGCCGGTAACAGCAGCGTCGATGTGCTGGTCATTCCGACCAACGAAGAATGGATGATGGCCCACCACGCCCAGACGCTGCTCGCGCTGTAA